gttgattgtttaataggtttattttttacggcttcgacaaccgctatcaaaaattggcgctaacgtattttccttgggatttgatctaactaacgtattttccttttatgaccagggttgatcgtaaagaagctcttctttacgatccagaaattgaacgcactgccaagaccttacaagcatggctacggtaagtatgtcttttctctcttctcaaatttttgaactaacctctattgtgagaaattatggtataggtcaagctcaacaagttcaacaacttcaacgAATCAGACCATGTGGTATTTgcacatatgtaggacacccaactgatcaatgtcctacattttatgaggattaccagcaagtatatgcctttggaggattcaataaccagccaagacatgatctcTACCTTGATACCTACAATCCATATTAGAGGGACCACctgaattatggctatgcaagggctaactactaccaaaactatcaagcccaagcaacacctcaaaactccaatatgcaACTTGAAGAGATGATGAGGACattggaaatttctgggcaaattctccaacagcaagtggatcaaatGGTCAACTTAGTGAATGCACACATattgagaagagaggaagaggttcaagatgtcaaggctgatgatgaaagttcccaAGAAACAGAACGAGCTGCtgagtctgctgcacaaatcgCCACTGCACTTGAAGCTGAACCAGCTGCCAAATTTGCTTCATCTGTTACTTTATTTGGTGTACAAAACACTGTAGTACTTGCTGCTATACTTGCTGAATCTGTCACAAGAACGAGCTGCAAAATTGTTGAACCAGCTGCTGTCCAAACAGCACTTGTAGAAGCTTTCGCCATCCAAGAGACAGCAATACATACTGTTGCTGCTGAAAATATTGCAGCACCTGCTGTAAAAAATTTAGACTTTGCTGCTGACCAAGCCGCTGAAGATAAAGACAGCAACTGTTGTCCACTTGCTGAAACTGCCAAAATTACATCAGAAATTACAGAATTTGCTGCTGTCCAAGTTGCTGAAAACAgagacagcaactgctgtcaaACTGGCACAACCACTGCTGCCCGCAAATCAGCACCAGCCGAAGTACCTGTTACATCCCCTGCTGCTGTCCGTAAACCAGCAACTGCTGGAAGTGCCCCAACTGAACTAGAACCTGCTGAAATTTTTGAAACAAACCAGCCCCCTGCTATAACATAACCAGCccaaaaaccaaaaattttTACCAAAAAAATTCCAGAACCAGCCCCCAAACAAACAACAAAGGCATAACACTGTTCACCTGAACAGCCAGCAGAGAAGCAACAAGAagattgttgtttgcccaaatagCATGAGAGAGGAGAATCCAACACAACCAGATTGCTAGCACAGGTAAGTTATTGTCTACCCTCTCAAACTGAAATAATtccaagacaaaatgctagcgccatcacattgaggagtggaaaagagctgcaagacagtagggctgaaaaattgcaaaaacaggccatggaaaaAAATCTGCTAGAAAGTGATCATGGCAGTTGATCTACctaaatcactgacccaatcgctaGGCAGACTGAGCTGCCTAGCagtagtgatctgcccaaatcgctAGAGAAGGCAGaattcgatctgcccaaatcaacagatcagGCAGAGTCCAGCCaaaagcagaaaatacagcaaccagcagaaaaattcaaggtacctcccccctttcctgaaagatttgcaagatctcaaaaagaaaaagaggaaaaagaaatacttgagacacttcgcaaggtagaaatcaacatacccctacttgatgctgtcaaacaaataccaaggtatgctaaatttctcaaagaactatgcactaaccgaaggaaacttgctgaacgtgaaaaggtaagtgtgggggagtgtgtctcagctgtcattcaaaggaagcttccaaccaaatgtaaggatagaggaatgtttgccatttcatgcaaaataggcaacataGGGATAAAAAAGGCCATGTGCGACCTTGGGGCATCAATCAATGTTATGCCACTTTCCatctttaacttgttgaatgcaggtacactcaagggcatcAGCATAGTAATCCAATTGGCCGACCGATCGGTTGTTTACCCCAAGGGAgtcctagaagatgtgttggtacaagttgaccaactagtcttcccagcagatttttatgtgattgacatggaggaggataagggcaacatcacctctgacatcttacttgggagaccattcttgagtacagccagaacaaaaattgatgtgcatgataggcacattgaccatggagtttgaaggggaagttatcaagtttaatgtttatgatgccatgaaattccccaatgatgtttctcctgtttatggccttgatgttattgatgatttaagttaagaaatttttgattttgatctagaTGACTCACTCAATACTGATTTGTGCAGATCCAAAGAAATGGACAGCAGCAGCACAGGAAAAGACACAGACCAGACAACATACTGTTCACTGCTGGTTAtgggtgatctgcccaaatcaccagtacAGGCAGATtctgacttgcccaaatcactggaacAGACAGACAGAAcagagagtgatctgcccagatcaccagaccCAGCACCAGAAAATTTGTCCAAATCAGTCAGCAGACAGCAAGCAGCAGACCAGCCAGCAACTATACCAAACCTGAAAACTCTGCCCGGACACCTCGAATATGCCTTTTGGGAGGCTAGAAAAACACTTCCAGTCATAGTATCCAATCAACTCAGCCAGCAAGAAGAGGAAAAACTCCTAAAGGTGttgaggaaacacaagaaagcaattgggtgaaccttggaggacataaaaggcacctcaagaccattcgatggaggctcatctcaccagaatcgaAGACAGGATACAGCACATGGAGCACCTGCTACAACTGCTGGTGGACAATTTTCTGCCTACAGATCaagacagacagtgatttggccgagtgatttgcccaaatcaccccaggccaggaagtccctttctctcttactttttatttacatgttttacattgaggacaatgtctaggataggtgtgggggtacttaGGGAATATTTTGCACTACTTGCatccattcttttttttttctttttgcattctttttgcttctttttgcattagttttacccttttTTTCACACACTCAAAAATTTTTCTTCTACACAtatgcacacacacacatattttgttttaagcctttgctctactcagcatagataacaaagTTAAGAAAgtcccttatctcatgaccccattaaattttccaaccctttaaacctaaattgaacCATTTACAGTGTGTTGCCTTTACTTAGGGAGTTctttttcttgaattgaatctttaaatctgctgtggccaataggaaaggaaaataagaatacatgcaataaaaagttagtgtaattctctatgagctgatttgcccaaattgttatgaaaaggaaaaagaaaaagaaaaactcagcaaTTCAAAAAGCACAAAACACAACCTGTTTCGAtgatctaagactatgaactgagctaatagtcacttggacaagtgaccaattGAGTGACCGGGAGTGTATCACCCATATGCaccatcgcgtaaaaaggttggtgactttttcaagtaaaaataagtttcgatggtctaagattatgaacaaagctagtagccacttggacaagtgaccaactgagtaaccgggggtgtatcacccatatgcaccatcgcgtaaaaaggttggtgattttttcaGGTAAGGATAAAAAGTGCTGCTAAATAAAAATGCTTAAAATGGGGCAAGTCACTTTTAAGGGGTTGCATTAAgcctaatataaaagaataagcatgatcaaataaaaaactttccCTTGGCCATGGTAGATgataggaaacaaggaaagaaggggacAACCTTAGTGCATGCAACCCACATTGTAGTGTTTcaaattaggagtctagggggggctgattaagtggtacttaggctcaaaagaaaaggaggcttgattggctaagttatttgttgcttgaggacaagcaaaaggctaggtgtgggggtatttgatcaaacataaattagccacatttttattatctttattattgcttatttacacattttttagcttaatttatgatttttatcttttttttacagaaaagaaagaaattggtaaattggaaaaaaaatgcagaaaatgctggaaaagtgattgggtcatagtgatttggccaaatcactgcccagatcaagtcaaagcagaaacctgaactATCTCATaggaaagtgattgggtcaaagtgacttGGCCAAATCACAAGCAGGAAGCAGATACAGGAAGCAAAAACAGAAACCTGGAGACAACACAcagaaatgatttgggcaagatgatttgcccaaatcaattggccaaatcactcgcagagacagaaagctaaaaactggactgacttacagaaagcgattggggcaagtgatttgcccaaatcacctgccccaatcacattgacagcagaaactgacagcaaagcgggaaaaagggaaaaatcagatttaaaaataaagaaatccaAATCCACCTTAAACACTACCAGCACAGTTCCATGTGCCACGTAAAGGTCCTTTTCACTCAAAGAAATCCATTCACAACAAAATACAAGAAGAGAGAGAGGAATTAAAGAccacaaagaccaagtcaaaatagggattccaaaccctaattgaacttggactctccAGCTATAAGAAGGCATCCAAAACAACAAAGAGAGATCCTCCCCTTCTCGAAAATTCTGCAGAACTACAGCagactttttttcttttcctttcttctttcttttgtatttttgtccaccatgagtggctaaattcattattttctagttgaagttggtgaatttcaaatttgtgatgaattgggagatttaaaactccattattaaactcttatttgttttcaatatttatgcaatttgatctttctataattattgctttgcttttagaatcaattaaggcgtgttgcttttaattgcttgagtaatatattgtttgaatgatttaggtccgtaattgcttaagttgtttaaacacaagtttaataagttgcataatctaaacttgaccacgcggttggcaaggttagagttaggtttctctaaatcctaatgcagttaacagttgttcgatgctaaaagccccagagacgttccttgacaacttgttaactagagtttgattagcgaacatttcctaatcaaactaaaactaaggaggaactTGGACTGTAAGAagtgtcttccacatcctaaactaacttattgaaataaataagagtactaaaaagtcaatgatcaattctaaataaACGAAAAttcatccatgcttcaactagaatcttttttccattgaaattcttatctttttaaattattgctttctcttgctatttagtattaattcatcaaatcaaacccccctcttttaattatttgttatttacttgtccaagtcattattaggaaaatccatagtgtcaaatccctgtggttcgaccctattgccactactacaagttaattgttgattgtttaataggtttatctttgatggcttcgacaactgctatCACTGTGGGACCGAAAAAGGAAAACTGCTGATATTCTTTAGCAGAACTAAGGTCATTTTGGGTGTTGTTGGTGTGGTTTTCATTGTATTTActatgtggatctcagtggctGTTTATAGAAAtggaaactccggtgatgaaaagatctccttcgtttcccaacAGACTGCGCCAATTGATGttttgagatccagaaaatagggtttacaagtGTGAGTGTAAGCTTAGTCTAGGAAGATCACGTCTCTCCCCCTTTATCCTTTTTTCCTTGTCCTCTAGTGACGCATAACCGTTACCTTGCTACAGTGCCACATGTCCTTGTCACtcaggcccgtacgtacggatgtACCAGCGTACCCATCtctgtcaggcggccatttaattcccctccGGCACTCATGCTGATAGGGCTGCGAGGTAACTGGGCCTGCTCTGTTACCTCCCATCACGTTACTGGGCTAAAATCTTTCTCTGATGGATCCAAGTCTAGAGTCAATTTGGTCTGCTTTAGTCACGGGCTTGTTGGTGCGATGATGGGCGGCCTGCACAGTAGGATCAACTGAACTTTGGATCTATTTTCTCCTCGGGGTCCAGTCTCAGCTCAGACGCAAGAAACCCAAAGGTCATCACGGTGATTTATaattatgttaataaaatatttaagaattaaaaaatatagctTATTTTATAATTACCATTTTAAAGACTTTCAAGaataaatgtattttatttttggacttgttaaaaacattttgGAAATTCGATAATCATTTGGCTAatcttataattaaattatttaaattttttctttgcttatatttattaagtttagttttaaccaataaataatataaaattgaatcaGATAAAGTAATAAATGATGTGATCCAATAGATCCACGAGTCGATGTGATCTATCAACCACATTGGTTCAAACCGATCAacctcataaaatatttttaattaattttataaatttaattatttttaacatatagcaagtaatatttcataaatactaaaattgttttactaattaaatataGCTTTATTACACAATCAACTACATTTCATGTCTTAGAAAAAGCTTAAGGATATCAAATCCTGGAAACAATCACACAAAAACACATCCCCTTTAAAGAAAATCTTCCAGCCTTCCAAACATCAAACCTTGAATGGAGGAGGggctttatttaaatttagctCAACATCTGCTGCAGTCTCAAACGACCTTGAATCCTACATTAAAcactatcataaaaaaattaacacagAAAgcattatgaccatgtaattgAAATTTCTGTCAATTTGCATATCTAACAACAGTAATAAAGCATCCATGAATTGTGAGTGATTAAATAGAAAGAACTAACCTTCTCATGCATTTCCTTCTAATTTGTTTCTGAGAAACTTTCTCTTCACTTGATTTGCCTTAATTGCAATTGTTACCCAAAGCTTGTTGTAGACTCTGTCAACTAACCCAAACCAAGCACACCTCCATGAGTCGTTGAAGTACAAGATGCTACAAACTCCAACAAATCCAGCCGCAAATCCCATTCCCATACCACTGTAGAACCAAACCATTTCAGAGTCATCTTTCCTCGTAGTGCCACCTTTTTCATGACCTTTAGGCAATTCATCTGCATCATCTGAACAGTTATTCAATGGAGGTCCACAAAGTCCATCGTTGCCGATGTAGATGGATTTGTCATCCAAAGTCTGAAGTTGGTTTCCCTTTGGAATTCGTCCAGATAAGTGATTGAATGACAAATTCAAGTGACTTAAAAAGTTCAAATCAGAAATGCTGAATGGAATAGAGCCAGAAAGTTCATTTTCAGACAAGTCAAGTGATTCTAGTGAGCTTAACTTGCCAATGTTCCAAGGGATATGTCCATACAATTTGTTTGTAGATAGATTCAGGATTTGTAGACCTGAAAGATTCATCAACTCCTGGGGAATTTCTCCAACAAAGTTATTTCCTGAAAGGTCAATGGAATACAGAAATTGAAGTGTTCTAGTATATTCAAGCTCTATTCCTTTTACATAAACCTGCACATTCTCACCATAGCCAGCTGTTACATAAAGAAGGGGTACACCTTTAGGGTAATAGTCCCAATGCCCTTTCTGCTCATGCATAGCAATTGCAGTAAAATTGCCAAAACAATTAGGTATGGTTCCAGTCATCATGTTATTTGCCAAGTTCAATATGCGAAGAGAAGCAAGGTAGCAAAGCTGCAGAGGAATCTCACCTTCAAATTTATTAGAGTGAATACTCAGTACTTTAAGAGAAGATAGGCTCTCACCTATCCATGAAGGAATAAAACCATCAAAAGAATTCATGCTAAGATCAAGAGTCTCCAAGGATTCTAGATACCTTAATGACATTGGGATCTTTCCTTGCAGAGTATTGTTTTGCAAATGCAGGGAAACAAGCGACTCTTGAGAACCCAAGGACATTGGAACCTCACCACTCAGCATATTACTTGAAAAATCAATCACAGTTAAACTTGGCAAATTTCCCCAACATGAAGGTATTCTTCCTGATAGATGATTATTCGAAAGATCAAGAATTTGTAAAGATTCAATCCTGCATAAAGTAGCTGGAACTGTACCATTCAAGTAGTTGTTGGAGAGGGATAAGAGTCGCAGACTTGGCATCGTATCACTGATATTCTGGGGAATCTGGCCGTGGAGCAAGTTGTTGGAGATATCCAATATGGTTGCATCAAAATGAGAACAGGTTAAAAAACCATCAAACTGGTTAGATTTCAACAATATGAACCTTAAATAACTAGCATAAGTTGTGTTCAGTTTTCTGAAAGTTGGTAAGGTCCCAAACAACTGATTATAAGATAAATCCAATCGTACAATATTGGAAGAAATATTTTCAAACCAGTCAGGGATGTTATCtgagatgcttgcattagacatTTCTAGAAATCTAATGCTCTTTTGTGTTTTGAGCCACTGTGGAAACGAAGGCCCTACTTCACAAGATGATAAACCAATCGAGTGAAGTTGAAAAGGAGGTATCCATTCGGGATCTATATCAAAAACTAAAGAATTCCCATCCATACTCAAACCCATCAAGCTTCTCAGGTTTAACAAGTGAAGTTCAGAAACTTTCCCATGCAATGAATTCTGACTCAAACCTAGTGTTTCAAGGTTGTAAAGCTGTCCAATGGATACAGGAATTGAACCCCAGAAAGAGTTTTTAGAAAGAAAAAGACCTTTCAGGCGTTTAAATTGGCCCAAATTATCTGGAATACTACCAGAAAAGGAATTGTTTAAAAGAATCAGATTCTCTAAACTGTTTTTGATGCAACCGGATGAGTTGCCAAAAGTTCCGGAAATCTCACCGCCGAACTTGTTGTAACCCAAGTGTAGCTCAATCAAATTGCAAAGCCTGTTCAACGTGTTGGGTATGTTGCCTTCTAAAGAATTAAAATCCGCATCAAGGGAAGCAAGAGAATTAAGATTACTGATATCAGTGGAAAGAGACCCTCGGAAAGCATTATCTTGTAGaacaagattttgaagtttggtaaTATTATATAACCAGCTAGGGATTGTGGAATGGAAGTTGTTCAATCCAAGGTCGAGAACCTCAAGAGATGTAAAATTGACATGTGAAACATCACCAATGATGGAAAGCTCACAATTCCTCAATTGTAATTCTAATAAAGAAGGAAGCATGTTTATTGACTGCAACCAATTTTCACACTTGTCCAGGAGCACATAGGTCAAGTTCAAGTATTTCAAAGAAGATGGAAAATGGAGGCTGTGGATTGCCAATGAAGGATTCAAACTGAGATCAAGATAGTGCAAGTTTGAAAGATTTCCAAGATGAAGGGAAATGTTTCCCCTGATGGACGTCCAAGAAAGAACGAGGTTAACTACATGACCGGTTATGTCATCGCAAGTGACTCCGTCCCATCTGCAGCAGTCATCTCCCACCCATGAAGGCAACGAGTTTGAATTGTCGACGAGGCTTGACTTGAACTTCACAAGAGCTTCTCTTTCAGTCTTGATACAGCTTCCATTGAAATTATCTCCATTGCAGAAGGAGGAAACGCTTTGAAGTAGAATGAGCAAGGCAAGAATCTCAACAACATTGGCAGTTGATGTTCCCATAACTTCTCAATTAAAAAACAAACACTCTAGcagattttagaaattaaatctataatatttatatgcTTATTTTGTAACTAAtttacaaattttaatatattttttcataaaatgatcTTTTTATAAGGGTAATTaccattttttataatataaaatatataatctattgaagaaatttaaaatgttttattattgcaTTCAAATATGAAAGTCTCCTCCCCCATCACAAGACTTGGGAGTGTAGCATgggttaaattaatttcttgCCCACCACAGATTATTGACTTTGAAAGACTCATCTCTTTAGACTTGGAATTTTGAGTCATCCAGTGCCTTTGGTACCAAATTTCCAATTGAAGCACAGATTATTAATTCAATTGCTGTCAATTTTGTTGAGACGATATTATcagaatttaactttttttttttcatttgtgattttttaaaaatttttaattaatttataaattttttaaactcaaaaaatcaaataaaacaatGACTAAAACATTATTTCCAATTAATAAACAATATATAAGAATGCTCAGAAATTAAAACagataaaatatcattaaaaagaataaatcaCTTGGTGTAAATAGCGTAATATATAACTACTCCAGATAGCACATGAACAACCACATTAACTTATTATCGAATCCAAAGTAAAATCCAATGAATGCGTCtttaaaacaaactgaaattttattttaaaatcaacttTTTGCACGTTAAGTTGTTTAAATTAGAAAAGAGTCTCTCTTAAAGCAATAGCTTCTAGTGAATGAGGAGCGAATAAATCCTAAAAAGTTTCTAAAACTCTAATGCAAAAGTTTGTCTGATCATTTTGGACAACAACAATATAAAATCTACACTATTCTTGAGCATGTAGGTTGCATCTAATTACATTATGCTTTACTAATTGCAGGAGAACTCCAACCATGAATACGTAATACAAtcacataaaattaaaatatcactaTTATCTATAAGGTTATCGACAAAATAttaatgttatatatttatccgCTTATCGACAAAATAAGTTTAGAATGTATGAATTTCACTATTATCTATAAGGTAAGCTGGATTctctattaaattttttcacCTAGAATTAAGAAAAAAAGTAACAAATAAATATTGTAGGATTTAGATATAAAATGtgaattttaaatactaaatgtatatataattttttaagaaaaattcatcaatattttgataaaattagaaCTCTCAAAATTATacagattaaaaaatatttaataaattattatgaatattatttagattaacttataaaaattattaatcttaaaaatagaattttattaattgatctaattaaatttttttttaatttttaaattattatttaatagtaaaaaaataaattaaattgtaataatttaaataaatgggatttatctaaatattaaaatttttgtaaaaaaatattgaattttttattaaagattGAAAATTTTAGAAGTTTATAAGAAAGAGAAGATTTGGATTGAaaagggaatttttttttttttattttataaatagtgGAGCAAAGCTCTGTTCTTCTCGggagaatgaaaaaaaaaggttCTGATTTCGAAACTTTTGTCAGAACTaaagcttttatttattttattttatttttttaaatgtataatatttttttttaatggacaaatataataatttagataaaggtaaattaataaaagaaagttCAATTACAGATAAAGGAAACTAAGGCTAAAATTAgagtattataaatttaataattagattaataaGATTTTATGTTGTATTTCTTTACACTTTTATTTTAGTTGAACCGTTTGATACGGTTAATGGTTGATTGTGGATAATTAGTAGTTCATATTGATAGCGaatgattaataattaattattaactactgctaaaatatctaaaatatttgataaaaaaatctattttttattatttaaatgtaaattgatgaataaggatatatattatataatttatttataattaaaatgtatataaaaattaataatttactatataatatatatataattttaaaatatgattatcaataaaataaattttattttttatgcatgtataagttatttttataatatttatatttattttataattataaataatttaataatatgaataaaaatttattttaatataaaaatttgataattaataaatattaaaaaaatataatcaaaataaaatataaagtctTATCACTTATTAGCagctaatgaaaaaaaaaactctaaatttaaaattaatgaaaaaagcagttgataaattacttattaattattaatagtcTTTTTTTAAGTTATTAAATGCAAAAATAAACTGTTTGAAAActgatcaaataaaatattatacgtTTAGTTTGGTGGTGAGAGTAtctgattaaatttaaaagatctcAAATTCTACTTTTCAATCTCcgattttcatttcaaaaaaaaagtaatcaaataaaaagaattaagtatcctccttttttttttaaaaaaaattattaaataaaatagttcCCTACATTTGCCAGTCTTTCTCCAAATTAATAAGACAGATTATTGattataaattatgaatttattatattttttaattatttttaaaattaataaaacatataatttattgaagaaatttaaaatattttattgttgcaTTCAAATATGCAAGTTTCTCCTTCATATGGCTCCGTGGACTCTATCACAAGACTTGGGAGTGTAGCATgggttaaattaatttcttgGCCACCATAGATTATtgattttgaaatatttatgtAATCCCTTTGGAATCGAATTTCAAATTAAGgcataagtttttattttaaaggtatttataataaatttaataaaatttaaatatttttttaaatgaaaatttagagATTGGAAAGTAAAATTCGAGACTTCTCAGATTCACTCAAATGCACTTCTCACCATATtaaacatataaatataataaaatttaaacattatttagttaattcatgagattttactttattatttaaataatcattatattaaaatttactggtatattaattctataaaaatagatttaaagcagcaaattgaaattatttttataagtaaaataaatataaaaaatttcttttatttttagagaaaatatttgttaaaattttttgacACGTTCGCACTcaaaaatttagtttaaaaaaaaaaatttcttcatGAAATGAAAAGTTATGTAATTTTAAGGAAAAGACTTTCTGTTTGaggaaggtttttttttttttttttctatattttgaaaatggtattaataatttatatatatatatattttaaaattaatattaaataataaaaaaataaaatttttgttagaaaatattttgtatgaaaaataagcctaaatttaaaaat
The Manihot esculenta cultivar AM560-2 chromosome 1, M.esculenta_v8, whole genome shotgun sequence genome window above contains:
- the LOC110622533 gene encoding receptor-like protein EIX2, producing the protein MGTSTANVVEILALLILLQSVSSFCNGDNFNGSCIKTEREALVKFKSSLVDNSNSLPSWVGDDCCRWDGVTCDDITGHVVNLVLSWTSIRGNISLHLGNLSNLHYLDLSLNPSLAIHSLHFPSSLKYLNLTYVLLDKCENWLQSINMLPSLLELQLRNCELSIIGDVSHVNFTSLEVLDLGLNNFHSTIPSWLYNITKLQNLVLQDNAFRGSLSTDISNLNSLASLDADFNSLEGNIPNTLNRLCNLIELHLGYNKFGGEISGTFGNSSGCIKNSLENLILLNNSFSGSIPDNLGQFKRLKGLFLSKNSFWGSIPVSIGQLYNLETLGLSQNSLHGKVSELHLLNLRSLMGLSMDGNSLVFDIDPEWIPPFQLHSIGLSSCEVGPSFPQWLKTQKSIRFLEMSNASISDNIPDWFENISSNIVRLDLSYNQLFGTLPTFRKLNTTYASYLRFILLKSNQFDGFLTCSHFDATILDISNNLLHGQIPQNISDTMPSLRLLSLSNNYLNGTVPATLCRIESLQILDLSNNHLSGRIPSCWGNLPSLTVIDFSSNMLSGEVPMSLGSQESLVSLHLQNNTLQGKIPMSLRYLESLETLDLSMNSFDGFIPSWIGESLSSLKVLSIHSNKFEGEIPLQLCYLASLRILNLANNMMTGTIPNCFGNFTAIAMHEQKGHWDYYPKGVPLLYVTAGYGENVQVYVKGIELEYTRTLQFLYSIDLSGNNFVGEIPQELMNLSGLQILNLSTNKLYGHIPWNIGKLSSLESLDLSENELSGSIPFSISDLNFLSHLNLSFNHLSGRIPKGNQLQTLDDKSIYIGNDGLCGPPLNNCSDDADELPKGHEKGGTTRKDDSEMVWFYSGMGMGFAAGFVGVCSILYFNDSWRCAWFGLVDRVYNKLWVTIAIKANQVKRKFLRNKLEGNA